Proteins found in one Pirellulales bacterium genomic segment:
- a CDS encoding right-handed parallel beta-helix repeat-containing protein, whose protein sequence is MEWLETRNLLAVFHVSLSGADTNDGSAGAPFRSLQAAVAAASTASDSADRILIASGTYNDPAHDGAVEVAADDELDTLQIEGGYASDFLSRDIVDAPTIYAPQSGATGITLGDAGITLDGIQLLATDLTTGIDLRADAITLRDVKVTGGNVGIAADLIAAPSLVRINISQTTDAAIALENLSGTLLLDNLTIADNSGAGLRAKSLGGNSTIQAGVYNNNAGDALSFTSTQRVTATNITATGNGRGLVVDTAAGVTITGGNYTDNVSAGVFLTHVSLPGALVSGLQASATAGIALHVVDAIGLQLTDPQLSSAAPHPGAVLESVNSFVYIASSGAEDDVLHFRNGLLTHKRNDIGRSTVAIPLSTAVALSGGNGNDSLSIGTGSGYQDIVDVLAGQVVIRRGPNPLEAASQNIGYDSIETLTVSTEGGADTIAVTLAPTGALPAVLNLNADDENDGIEINHALMNRAITINLDGGAGTNGLTVFTRSPERDRVIVRPDSVAVRPGPTNPPRPEQTTNFAKIYSLGIYSGDGDDTIEVRMAGTADAIPLHIDAGGGSNDDVRFLTESGYEDLIRIEENRISVQFGPTPQSARARTIPFVGTEIVQVFAAGGADTITIAEPAHGTLPRGIAIFGQDENDTIRLLVGNRTSQVAMVIDGGLGDLNQFELYTNSGYEDVVTMDGLNLVTQIGPDPLSAQTKTASLNNIWRANIRTAGGADSITISPASTGTFIAELNIYSEDEADQIAINLGASALASAINIDGGNGEGDTLIVNDIPNINGHLEVDYVAAPGVFGVQRVELINLLGGTGADTLINKTAFTAVLNGGPGNDTLLGGAGIDFLLGGAGNDVMNGGGGIDMLLGSAGDDSLYGGGGRDLLIGGAGGDFLDGGDDDDILIAGTTVFDDQQTALDAIFGEWTTFRPYLTRVANLTGQGTGPRRNGDIFLIGGLTVFDDASALDIDTLVGGGGNDLFFLNIEEDLLQDLQGVEVAMHVTQSS, encoded by the coding sequence GTGGAGTGGCTCGAAACGCGTAACCTGTTGGCCGTGTTTCACGTTTCGCTGAGCGGCGCCGACACGAACGACGGCTCCGCCGGCGCGCCGTTCCGCAGCCTGCAGGCCGCGGTGGCCGCTGCCTCGACAGCCTCCGACAGTGCCGACCGCATCCTGATCGCGAGCGGAACCTACAACGATCCGGCGCACGATGGCGCCGTCGAGGTCGCGGCCGATGACGAACTCGACACGCTGCAGATCGAAGGGGGCTACGCTAGCGATTTTCTCTCGCGAGATATCGTTGACGCCCCGACGATTTACGCTCCGCAATCGGGAGCAACCGGTATCACTTTGGGCGATGCCGGCATTACGCTCGACGGCATCCAACTGCTCGCCACCGACCTCACTACGGGGATCGATCTGCGGGCCGACGCGATCACTCTGCGCGATGTGAAAGTGACGGGAGGCAACGTGGGGATCGCCGCCGATCTGATCGCCGCGCCGAGCCTGGTGAGGATCAACATCTCGCAAACGACGGACGCCGCGATCGCGCTCGAGAACCTGAGCGGCACTTTGTTGCTCGACAATCTCACGATTGCCGACAATTCCGGCGCTGGATTGCGCGCCAAGTCGCTGGGGGGAAACAGCACCATCCAGGCCGGCGTCTACAACAACAACGCGGGCGATGCGCTCTCGTTTACGTCGACGCAGCGCGTGACGGCCACCAATATCACCGCTACTGGGAATGGACGCGGCCTGGTCGTCGATACCGCGGCGGGGGTAACGATTACCGGCGGTAATTACACCGACAACGTCAGCGCCGGTGTCTTTCTGACGCACGTATCGCTGCCCGGCGCTCTGGTCAGCGGCTTGCAGGCGAGCGCGACCGCCGGCATCGCCTTGCACGTCGTGGACGCCATCGGGCTGCAACTGACCGACCCGCAACTCTCGTCGGCCGCGCCTCATCCAGGCGCCGTGCTTGAATCGGTCAACTCGTTCGTATATATCGCTTCGTCCGGTGCGGAAGACGACGTCTTGCACTTTCGCAACGGATTGCTGACGCACAAACGTAACGATATTGGGCGATCGACGGTCGCGATTCCGCTGTCCACCGCCGTGGCACTGAGTGGAGGCAATGGCAACGATTCGCTCTCGATCGGCACGGGGAGCGGCTATCAGGACATCGTCGACGTCCTCGCCGGTCAGGTGGTCATACGTCGGGGGCCGAACCCGCTGGAAGCGGCCAGCCAGAACATCGGCTACGACTCGATCGAGACTCTTACCGTCTCGACCGAAGGAGGCGCCGATACGATTGCGGTGACCCTGGCGCCGACCGGCGCCCTGCCCGCGGTGCTGAATCTCAATGCCGACGATGAAAATGACGGCATCGAGATCAACCACGCGCTCATGAACCGCGCGATCACGATCAATCTCGACGGCGGCGCCGGCACGAATGGGCTGACCGTTTTCACGCGCAGCCCCGAACGCGACCGCGTCATCGTCCGCCCCGATTCCGTGGCCGTGCGTCCCGGTCCCACGAATCCACCGCGCCCGGAGCAAACGACTAACTTTGCGAAGATCTACTCGCTGGGTATTTACTCGGGCGACGGGGACGACACGATCGAGGTGCGCATGGCGGGCACCGCCGATGCAATTCCGCTCCATATCGATGCCGGCGGCGGAAGCAACGACGACGTGCGTTTCCTGACCGAAAGTGGCTATGAAGATCTGATTCGCATCGAAGAGAATCGGATCTCGGTGCAATTCGGCCCCACGCCGCAGTCGGCCCGTGCCCGCACGATTCCCTTCGTGGGGACGGAAATCGTGCAAGTGTTCGCGGCGGGCGGAGCCGACACGATCACGATCGCCGAACCTGCCCACGGTACCCTGCCCCGCGGGATCGCCATCTTCGGACAAGACGAAAACGACACCATTCGACTGCTGGTGGGCAACCGCACGTCGCAAGTAGCGATGGTCATCGATGGTGGCCTAGGTGATTTGAATCAATTCGAGCTCTATACGAACAGCGGCTACGAAGACGTCGTGACCATGGATGGCCTGAATCTCGTCACCCAGATCGGGCCCGATCCGCTTTCGGCCCAGACCAAGACGGCGTCGCTCAATAACATTTGGCGCGCCAATATCCGCACGGCGGGCGGCGCCGATTCGATTACCATCTCCCCCGCCTCGACTGGTACGTTCATCGCCGAGCTGAACATCTACAGCGAGGACGAAGCTGACCAGATCGCCATCAATCTCGGCGCCAGCGCCCTCGCTTCAGCCATCAATATCGATGGCGGCAACGGCGAGGGCGATACGCTCATCGTCAACGACATTCCCAATATCAATGGCCACCTTGAGGTGGACTATGTGGCCGCGCCGGGCGTGTTCGGCGTGCAACGTGTCGAGTTGATCAATCTACTCGGCGGAACCGGAGCGGATACCCTCATCAACAAGACTGCCTTCACCGCGGTGCTCAACGGTGGGCCGGGCAACGACACGCTCCTGGGGGGCGCCGGCATCGACTTCCTGCTCGGGGGAGCCGGCAACGACGTCATGAATGGCGGTGGCGGGATCGACATGCTTCTAGGAAGTGCTGGAGACGATTCGCTCTATGGCGGTGGCGGCCGCGATCTCCTCATCGGGGGCGCGGGAGGAGACTTCCTCGACGGTGGCGACGATGACGATATTCTCATTGCCGGCACCACCGTCTTCGACGATCAGCAAACGGCGCTCGACGCCATCTTCGGCGAGTGGACCACCTTCCGCCCCTACCTGACGCGCGTTGCCAACCTCACGGGCCAAGGTACAGGCCCGCGACGCAATGGCGATATCTTCCTTATCGGGGGGCTCACCGTGTTCGACGATGCAAGTGCGCTCGATATCGATACGCTCGTGGGGGGAGGCGGCAACGACCTGTTCTTCCTCAATATCGAGGAAGATCTGCTGCAGGACCTGCAAGGCGTGGAAGTGGCGATGCACGTCACGCAGAGCTCGTAG
- a CDS encoding DNA starvation/stationary phase protection protein — protein MTTTHATQRSSKTPPALATPTDLRPEGVAAVSDELRQLLADAFALYVKTKNFHWHMSGRHFRDYHLLLDEQADQIFAMTDDLAERARKIGGTSLKSIGDIARHQRLQDNNEEYVGPRDMLAELAADNQQLTQFLRAAHEVCDEHNDVATASLIENWIDESERRTWFLFESARAD, from the coding sequence ATGACCACTACCCACGCCACACAACGGAGTTCGAAGACGCCCCCCGCGCTGGCCACACCGACCGACTTGCGGCCAGAAGGCGTGGCGGCCGTCTCCGACGAGTTGCGTCAGTTGCTCGCCGACGCCTTCGCGCTCTACGTCAAGACGAAGAACTTTCACTGGCACATGAGCGGACGACATTTCCGCGATTACCACCTGCTGCTGGATGAACAGGCCGATCAGATCTTCGCGATGACCGACGATCTGGCCGAGCGGGCACGCAAGATCGGCGGCACCAGCCTCAAGTCGATCGGCGATATCGCCCGGCACCAGCGTCTGCAAGACAACAACGAGGAATATGTCGGTCCCCGCGACATGCTGGCCGAGTTGGCCGCCGACAATCAGCAGTTGACCCAATTCTTACGGGCTGCTCATGAAGTGTGCGATGAGCACAACGATGTCGCCACAGCCAGCCTCATCGAAAACTGGATCGACGAGTCGGAGCGACGGACCTGGTTCCTCTTCGAGTCCGCACGAGCAGACTGA
- a CDS encoding alpha/beta hydrolase, with protein sequence MQLVDAAHDESIDHRIRAFLKKLNAASGKPLEEMSPPEARMVLVGLQESAEVDLPPAKVSTLAIDIEGQQIDLTVVRPAGAETTVPAFMFFHGGGWVLGDFPTHERFVRDVVAYSGAAAVFVNYTPSPEARYPVAIHQAYAATKWVAERGHEINVDGRRLAVVGNSAGGNMAAVVALMAKDRGGPKIRFQALLWPVTDAHFDTRSYHEFAEGRFLTRNMMKWFWDHYTTDSNERGEIYASPLRATTEELRGLPPALVQTAGNDVLRDEGEEYARKLDVAGVDVTAVRYSGMIHDWGLLNPLADLPATRTALLQVGEELKRRLR encoded by the coding sequence ATGCAACTCGTAGATGCCGCTCACGACGAGTCCATCGACCATCGCATCCGGGCGTTCTTGAAAAAGCTGAACGCCGCCAGCGGCAAGCCGTTGGAGGAAATGTCGCCACCAGAGGCCCGAATGGTCCTGGTCGGCCTGCAAGAATCGGCCGAAGTCGACTTGCCTCCGGCCAAGGTGTCGACGCTGGCCATCGATATCGAAGGGCAGCAGATCGATCTGACGGTCGTGCGTCCGGCCGGCGCCGAGACGACGGTTCCCGCCTTTATGTTCTTTCATGGCGGCGGTTGGGTGTTGGGAGACTTTCCCACGCACGAACGTTTCGTCCGCGACGTGGTGGCATACTCTGGCGCGGCGGCGGTCTTCGTCAACTACACCCCCTCGCCCGAGGCGCGGTACCCCGTGGCGATTCATCAGGCCTACGCCGCCACGAAATGGGTGGCCGAACGTGGACACGAAATCAACGTCGATGGTCGGCGTCTGGCCGTGGTCGGCAACAGCGCCGGCGGCAACATGGCGGCCGTGGTCGCGCTGATGGCCAAGGATCGCGGGGGGCCGAAGATTCGCTTCCAGGCCTTGCTCTGGCCGGTGACCGACGCGCACTTCGATACGCGCTCTTACCACGAGTTCGCCGAGGGCCGGTTCCTCACGCGCAACATGATGAAGTGGTTCTGGGACCACTACACCACCGATTCGAACGAGCGTGGCGAGATTTACGCCTCCCCCTTGCGAGCCACGACCGAGGAGTTGCGCGGGCTTCCACCGGCGCTAGTCCAGACGGCCGGCAATGACGTACTCCGCGACGAAGGCGAGGAGTACGCTCGCAAGCTCGACGTTGCCGGCGTCGATGTCACCGCTGTTCGCTATAGTGGTATGATTCATGACTGGGGGTTGCTGAACCCGCTCGCCGATCTGCCCGCCACTCGCACCGCGCTGTTGCAGGTAGGAGAGGAACTAAAACGCAGGCTCCGCTAA
- a CDS encoding TolC family protein: MILRRIPGTFRLLLSAALVLGGEEACRAQEIVPPSTKRAESTIAPLPPVGAELVYAAGLCLEEVEQLALFNNPSLRRRAALVGAARGNALQAGLPPNPAVGYEGQQLGSGGLAEQQGVLFSQEFVRGGKLRLSRAVANRERMRAEQELAAQEFRVLTDVRIAFYQALLAQREIELAVNLMKIGDEGAHVAEQLYRAGEVSRADVLQAQIEVENARIIGQNANNRRAAAWQELTAVVGQPLLAPQDLVGDVTAQRPPIEYNAALSRILNASPEISAAFMEIKRAEAALQRARAEPIPNVNVEGLVNWQDNGIGGKPDGGLAVTLPIPLINRNQGAIAQASHELMAARQALGELELSLQKRLATTYEAYANARNQTERYRAKILPAAEESLGLVRTMYGAGEVGYITLLTAQRTYSQTQLSYLDALRALRNAEAQIDGMLLSGSLDSGGSGTATLDDLRNSPVPAGIGVFGR; this comes from the coding sequence ATGATCCTGCGCCGGATCCCTGGAACGTTTCGCCTGCTTTTGTCGGCAGCCCTCGTGCTCGGCGGCGAAGAGGCATGCCGCGCGCAGGAGATCGTTCCGCCGTCGACGAAACGCGCCGAGTCCACGATCGCCCCCCTGCCGCCGGTTGGCGCCGAGCTGGTCTATGCGGCCGGCCTGTGCCTCGAGGAAGTGGAGCAGCTTGCGCTGTTCAACAATCCATCGCTACGACGTCGGGCGGCCCTGGTCGGCGCCGCTCGCGGCAATGCGTTGCAGGCAGGTCTGCCGCCGAATCCGGCCGTCGGCTACGAAGGGCAACAGCTTGGCAGCGGGGGACTGGCAGAGCAGCAAGGCGTGCTGTTCAGCCAGGAGTTCGTCCGGGGGGGCAAGCTCCGGTTGAGTCGTGCCGTGGCGAACCGCGAACGCATGCGCGCGGAACAGGAGCTGGCGGCCCAAGAGTTCCGTGTCTTGACGGACGTTCGCATCGCCTTCTACCAGGCACTGTTGGCCCAGCGCGAGATCGAGCTGGCCGTGAACCTGATGAAGATCGGCGACGAAGGGGCCCATGTGGCCGAACAACTCTACCGCGCCGGTGAAGTCAGTCGAGCCGACGTGCTGCAGGCGCAGATCGAAGTCGAGAACGCGCGCATTATCGGTCAGAATGCCAACAACCGGCGCGCAGCAGCGTGGCAGGAGCTCACGGCAGTAGTCGGACAACCGCTGCTTGCGCCGCAAGATCTAGTCGGCGACGTGACCGCCCAGAGGCCGCCGATCGAATACAACGCCGCGCTCTCGCGCATTCTGAATGCCAGCCCCGAAATCTCGGCCGCCTTCATGGAAATCAAGCGCGCCGAGGCGGCCCTGCAGCGGGCTCGGGCAGAACCGATTCCCAACGTCAACGTGGAAGGTCTGGTCAACTGGCAGGACAACGGCATCGGTGGCAAACCGGACGGCGGCCTGGCCGTCACGCTGCCTATTCCGCTCATTAATCGCAATCAGGGAGCCATCGCGCAGGCCAGTCACGAACTGATGGCGGCGCGTCAGGCGCTGGGCGAGCTGGAGCTGTCGCTGCAGAAGCGGCTGGCGACGACCTACGAGGCATATGCCAATGCGCGTAATCAGACCGAGCGTTACCGGGCCAAGATCCTGCCCGCCGCCGAAGAGTCCCTCGGACTGGTTCGCACCATGTATGGAGCGGGCGAAGTCGGTTACATCACGTTGTTGACGGCTCAACGTACCTACTCGCAGACGCAACTCAGCTATCTGGATGCCTTGCGTGCCCTGCGCAATGCCGAGGCTCAGATCGATGGCATGCTCCTTTCGGGCAGCCTCGACAGTGGCGGGAGTGGGACGGCCACGCTCGACGATCTGCGCAATTCACCCGTTCCAGCCGGTATCGGCGTCTTCGGTCGCTAG
- a CDS encoding efflux RND transporter periplasmic adaptor subunit: MTTTNLAQPAPRSRLQRGTLAMLVLVLAAGVAWLGYLGGKWTTSSPRDAVTAGSEHDEHDHGHGHSHAHPGHDEASSIEISKQAQRNIGLELATVDFQTYERTVSLPAIVVERPGRSRISVPAPLTGVITRIDPLLGQAIVSGEPLFEMRLTHEELVQAQSDFLRTLEETDVVKREIARLEDLAASGAIAGKTLLERQYELQRLEATSRAQSQALLLHGLSEDQIENIRRERKLLGSLVIVAPTPAGDAANDAPTCMLQLQELNVELGQHVTAGDPLCVLADHCLLYIEGQAFEQDARLLEKVAKEKRPVRALIDLGGGQSETIPGLDILSLGNRINPETRTLPFHVLLPNELVRDERTADGHRFVGWRFRPGQRVQVLVPIDTWQERIVLPVAAVVQEGPESYVFVQKGDHFDRRPVHVEFRDQQAVVLSSDEENLWPGDIVAINGAQQLQLALKNKAGGGIDPHAGHSH; the protein is encoded by the coding sequence ATGACAACCACAAATCTTGCGCAACCCGCGCCGCGCAGCCGCTTGCAGCGTGGAACGCTGGCCATGCTGGTCCTCGTGCTGGCTGCCGGCGTGGCCTGGCTGGGTTATCTCGGGGGCAAATGGACCACGTCGAGTCCGCGCGACGCGGTCACGGCGGGAAGCGAACACGACGAGCACGATCATGGTCACGGCCACTCGCACGCTCATCCCGGTCACGACGAGGCATCCTCGATCGAAATCTCGAAGCAGGCGCAGCGCAACATCGGGCTCGAGCTGGCTACGGTCGACTTTCAGACCTACGAACGTACGGTCTCCTTGCCGGCGATCGTCGTCGAGCGGCCCGGCCGTTCGCGCATCAGTGTGCCGGCTCCGCTGACCGGCGTCATTACGCGCATCGATCCCTTGCTAGGGCAGGCGATCGTGTCGGGCGAGCCTCTGTTCGAGATGCGTCTTACGCACGAGGAGTTGGTTCAGGCTCAAAGCGACTTTCTGCGCACCCTAGAAGAAACCGACGTCGTGAAGCGCGAAATTGCCCGGCTCGAGGATCTCGCGGCCAGCGGCGCGATCGCCGGCAAGACGCTGCTCGAGCGGCAGTACGAATTGCAGCGGCTCGAAGCGACTTCGCGCGCCCAATCGCAGGCCCTGCTGCTGCACGGTTTGAGCGAAGATCAGATCGAGAATATACGGCGCGAACGGAAATTGCTGGGGAGCCTGGTGATCGTGGCGCCGACGCCCGCGGGTGACGCCGCCAACGACGCTCCGACCTGCATGCTGCAACTCCAGGAATTGAATGTCGAGCTGGGACAGCACGTCACCGCGGGGGATCCGCTGTGCGTGCTCGCCGACCACTGCCTGTTGTACATCGAAGGTCAGGCGTTCGAACAAGACGCCCGCCTGCTCGAGAAGGTCGCGAAGGAGAAGCGACCGGTACGAGCGCTCATCGATCTGGGCGGGGGCCAGAGCGAAACCATTCCGGGACTCGATATTCTCTCGCTCGGCAACCGGATCAATCCAGAAACCCGCACGTTACCCTTCCACGTGTTGCTGCCCAATGAATTGGTGCGTGACGAGCGCACTGCCGACGGCCACCGATTCGTCGGCTGGCGTTTCCGGCCTGGTCAGCGCGTGCAGGTCCTCGTGCCGATCGACACCTGGCAAGAGCGCATCGTGTTGCCGGTAGCAGCCGTCGTGCAGGAGGGGCCGGAGTCGTACGTCTTCGTGCAGAAGGGAGATCATTTCGACCGGCGTCCGGTTCATGTCGAGTTCCGCGATCAGCAAGCGGTCGTGTTGTCGTCGGACGAGGAGAATCTGTGGCCGGGGGATATTGTTGCGATCAACGGCGCACAGCAGTTGCAGTTGGCGCTGAAGAACAAAGCGGGCGGTGGCATCGACCCACACGCCGGACACTCACACTAA